The following coding sequences lie in one Prevotella sp. oral taxon 299 str. F0039 genomic window:
- the pyrE gene encoding orotate phosphoribosyltransferase, which translates to MDNLRTLFAEKLLKIEAIKVQPNNLFTWASGWKSPFYCDNRQTLSYPDIRRFVKLEMAHAILKHFHNVDAIAGVATAGIPQGALVAEELGLPFCYVRSKPKDHGLENLIEGKLKEGSNVVVIEDLISTGGSSLKAVEALRRSGANVVGMVAAFTYGFDVAQQAFESANVPLVTLTDYEHVVAKALEIGYIKENDIALLDSWRSNPLEFGK; encoded by the coding sequence ATGGATAATTTGAGAACCCTTTTTGCAGAGAAACTTTTAAAGATTGAAGCTATAAAAGTTCAACCAAACAACCTTTTTACATGGGCAAGTGGCTGGAAATCGCCTTTCTATTGCGATAATCGTCAAACCCTTTCTTATCCAGATATTCGCAGATTTGTGAAGTTAGAAATGGCTCACGCTATTTTAAAACACTTCCACAATGTAGACGCTATTGCTGGTGTTGCAACTGCAGGTATCCCACAAGGCGCACTTGTTGCAGAAGAATTAGGTCTTCCTTTCTGCTATGTTAGAAGTAAACCAAAAGATCATGGTTTGGAAAACCTTATCGAAGGAAAGCTAAAAGAAGGCTCAAACGTTGTTGTTATTGAAGACTTAATTTCAACAGGAGGTAGCTCTTTGAAAGCAGTAGAGGCACTTCGTCGCTCAGGAGCTAATGTTGTTGGTATGGTTGCAGCATTTACTTATGGTTTTGATGTGGCACAACAAGCATTCGAATCGGCAAATGTTCCATTGGTAACTCTAACAGACTATGAGCATGTAGTGGCAAAAGCACTAGAAATAGGTTATATCAAAG